A stretch of Arachis hypogaea cultivar Tifrunner chromosome 15, arahy.Tifrunner.gnm2.J5K5, whole genome shotgun sequence DNA encodes these proteins:
- the LOC112750086 gene encoding uncharacterized protein, whose translation MERDVCDLSPTWDCENGNNSVEKRLRLFGFELNPPSNNMKDPNTTEGSDESVNSSSNSVSSGGDKTTAQDQRTTTNNNNEKKFECQYCLKEFANSQALGGHQNAHKKERMKKKRLQLQARKATINYYLQQPNFQNNNYHGFSYHNQNHNNNNTPWFYDPSSYNYYSDFTVCEESQISFNPNDQDSNFLVEKASNSNWYSSLPSSYQAASSSQQDSCMFNFSNTSIDNNNNNNRAYNIFKPCNFLDSSNHQIQSHSSNNKALDLQLGLNLESNTKRA comes from the coding sequence atggaaagggaTGTGTGTGATCTTTCTCCCACATGGGATTGTGAAAATGGCAATAATTCTGTGGAGAAGAGGCTAAGGCTATTTGGATTTGAGCTGAATCCACCTTCAAACAATATGAAAGATCCTAACACTACAGAAGGATCAGATGAAAGTGTGAATTCATCATCTAACTCAGTTTCTTCAGGAGGGGACAAAACCACAGCACAAGATCAAAGAACcacaaccaataataataatgagaagAAGTTTGAGTGCCAATACTGTTTGAAGGAATTTGCAAATTCACAAGCACTTGGTGGGCACCAAAATGCTCACAAGAAAGAgaggatgaagaagaaaaggcTGCAGCTTCAAGCAAGGAAAGCCACCATAAACTACTATCTTCAACAACCCAATTTCCAAAACAACAATTATCATGGTTTTTCTTACCATAATCAGAATCATAATAACAATAACACACCTTGGTTCTATGATCCTTCTTCCTACAACTACTATTCTGACTTCACAGTTTGTGAAGAATCTCAAATTAGCTTCAACCCCAATGATCAAGATTCAAACTTTTTGGTTGAGAAAGCATCAAATAGTAATTGGTATTCATCTCTGCCATCATCATATCAAGCTGCTTCTTCTTCACAACAAGattcttgcatgttcaatttctcTAATACTAgtatagataataataataataataatagggccTACAACATCTTCAAGCCTTGCAACTTTCTTGATTCTTCAAATCATCAAATACAAAGCCATAGTAGTAATAACAAAGCTTTGGATCTTCAATTAGGTCTCAATTTGGAGTCAAATACAAAAAGGGCCTAA